GGAGTTCTGGAAACGTCGGGCGGATTTCCGCCGGCGGCCCGGGTCTGGAACTTCTCCCAAAAGGCGGCGAAATCCTGGAAGTCCGTCTCGGCCTTGATCTTCGGCTACTTCTTCTCGAAGAGCGCGATGGTGCGGTTGATCCGCTTGGTCCGCTTCTCCGGGCATCACCAGGTGTAACGGATCGTCACCGTGCCGTCCCCGGCACCGCTGTTGCCGCAGCATCCGGTGGCGGCGGTCAAGCCGACCGTCACCAGGGAGGCCGCCGCCGCCTTCAGGATCGTCCGCGTCTCAACATTCCCGTTGCCCATGGCCGGACCCCTCCCCACAGCGCCGTCGCCGCTTCATGAATCGTTTCACGCATGCGCTGCCGGCACGCCGTACGGAAGGGCTGGGGTGCGTCAATGATTCGGGCAGGAAATTCCGCGGGAGTGTGGTGGGCGGTGTGGCGGGGGTCAGAGGGGCGGGGGCGGATGGCGAGTGGTGACGGCGCAGGTGGGAGGGGCTTGGGAGGGGTAAGGGCTCGACAGGAGAGGGCGCGGCGGGGAGGGACGGCTTGGCGGGTACCCGGTACGGGGTGCGGGCGCGGCGGGGCAGGCCAGTCGTAGAGGGCTGTAAGGCCCGGCCGGGCGGCAAGCTGGGCGAGGGACGGCGGGGCGGGCAGGGCGGCAGCGGGTCGGGGGCGGGTCCCGGCGCAGGGGGGCGGGTCCCGGCGCAGGGGGTCGGTGACGGGCGCGAGGGAGGCGGTGGTCCGGGGCGTGATGTTGAGCCGACGGGGGTCCGGCCGGAGGGCGGCAGTGAGCGGGGGGAACCGTCGGTCCGCGAATGTGGCCGGCGAGTACTTGCCGGATCGGCAAGACCCGGGGCTGGGTGACCGGCAGTGACGGCCGCTCCTGTGGCGGTACGCGAACCACATGCGTCCACAACCGACCGCACACGACGCAGCGACACCCGGAGCGACGGCTGTCCGTCGACTGAGGCGCACGTTTCGCCACGTGGCATGCGAGGCAGCGCAACGAACGTTCGGCACCGAAGACGCGTGAGGCGTCACCGACGAGCGTTCGGATCCCGCGACGCGGGACGACGGCCGCGAGGGAGACGGCCCCACGATCACCACCATGCGTCACCCAGGACGCGGACCCCACGTCACCGCCGGTCGTCGCCCGGAGCGATAAGCCATCCCGGTCATCACGCGGCCACCCTCAGCGACGCCCCACCTCCGGTCGAACGCGTCGCGACCGACCGTGACGGCCGCCCGTACAGAGCGCGGCCACCCGCGGTGGGAACCGTCTCGCACGGCCCACGGGCACCCCCGGTGGCGGCCGCCTCGCGAGGTCAATGGACACCCCCAGTAACGGTCGGCCCCGCAGAAAAGCGGGTCGATACCACAGCGACGGCCACCCCGCATGCCCCGAGCGGCAAACACCGGACACGACAACGGCCCACCTGCTGTCTCGCAGGTGGGCCGTGTTTCCGGGTGGGCGATACTGGGTTCGAACCAGTGACCTCTTCGGTGTGAACGAAGCGCTCTCCCACTGAGCTAATCGCCCGGGTGCAGGAAGAACATTACCCCATGTCAGAGGGCGCGGTTGACCACGGTGGGCCGGCTCCGCACCTCGCCGCGGATCACTGGTCCTTGATCTTCCACGGCATCATGAAGCCGAACTTCCAGACGTAGAAGCCGACGATCGCGGCCACGATCACGCAGCCGACCGCCGTCAGGATGATGTTGCGCCGGCGCACCTTGGGGTCGAGCGCACGCTGGGCCGCCTCGGTGACCTTGCGCTTGGTCCAGCGCAGGACCAGCTGGGCCCAGACGAACTCGGTCGCCCAGATCGCCATGCCGCCGAAGATGATCACCCAGCCCGGACCGGGCAACGGCAGCAGGACGATGCCGGTGCCGACGACCCCGAGGCCGACGAGGAAGACACCCACCTGCCAGCTGACGTGGAGCAGGCGCCGCGACTTGATGAATTCCGGCGCCCGGGAGCCGAGCTCCCGCTCGCCGTGCACCTCGTCCGTCCCCGTCCCGTCCGCCGCCATGGCAACCTCACCAGGGTTGCTACTCCCCGTATTCATACGGCCAAACCTACCTGACCGATTCCAGTCACCGGAATGGGCGCACCGGGCGAACCGGTTCTCGGCCGGAAGAGTTACGTAAACACAGGCAAACCGCTCAGAGGGGTTTACAACGGCACCGTAGGTGGCATGTCGATTTCGCCGACGTGCGAATCCCCGAGCGCACACTGAGCGAAAGGCCCTGGCGCTTATGAACACCACGGTCAGCTGCGAGCTGCACCTGCGCCTCGTTGTGTCGAGCGAGTCCTCCCTGCCTGTCCCCGCAGGCCTGCGGTACGACACGGCCGACCCCTACGCCGTGCACGCCACCTTCCACACCGGAGCCGAGGAGACCGTCGAGTGGGTGTTCGCCCGCGACCTCCTCGCCGAGGGGCTTCACCGGCCCACAGGAACCGGCGACGTCCGTGTCTGGCCGTCGCGCAGCCATGGTCAGGGCGTCGTCTGCATCGCCCTGAGCTCCCCGGAGGGGGAGGCGCTGCTCGAGGCCCCGGCGCGGGCCCTGGAGTCGTTCCTGAAGCGAACCGACGCCGCCGTGCCCCCCGGCACGGAACACCGGCACTTCGACCTCGACCAGGAGCTCTCGCACATCCTGGCGGAAAGCTAGGGCGAGCGGGAGCACACCAAGCCGCCCGGCCGTCCACTCGGGGAGACGGCTCGGGCCTGTCCGGCGGATCGGGTCGGAGCAAGCCGACGGCACTGATCCTGCCGGAGTGAAGCGTGCCAGGGCCCGTCTCTCCGGCAGGATCCTCCGGACAGGCCCCCAGGCGCCCAGGACAACCGCATACGGCACACACCGGCGCCGCCACCGCGCATCCGTGCGGAGGGCGG
This region of Streptomyces chromofuscus genomic DNA includes:
- a CDS encoding TIGR02611 family protein — protein: MNTGSSNPGEVAMAADGTGTDEVHGERELGSRAPEFIKSRRLLHVSWQVGVFLVGLGVVGTGIVLLPLPGPGWVIIFGGMAIWATEFVWAQLVLRWTKRKVTEAAQRALDPKVRRRNIILTAVGCVIVAAIVGFYVWKFGFMMPWKIKDQ
- a CDS encoding SsgA family sporulation/cell division regulator, coding for MNTTVSCELHLRLVVSSESSLPVPAGLRYDTADPYAVHATFHTGAEETVEWVFARDLLAEGLHRPTGTGDVRVWPSRSHGQGVVCIALSSPEGEALLEAPARALESFLKRTDAAVPPGTEHRHFDLDQELSHILAES